DNA sequence from the Cronobacter turicensis z3032 genome:
ACGCCCGCCGCGCCCGCGCGCGCCGGATCGAGTAGCACTTTATCAAACCCCTGCTGCGCCCACGGCTGCCGGGTAACGTCCTCTTCCAGGTTATGCTGAAAGAAGGTGACATTTTTCAAGGTGTTAAGACCGGCATTATAGCTGCCTTTCTCCACCAGCGCCGCAACCCCTTCCACGCCCACCACGCTTTCCGCGCGCCGGGCCAGCGGCAAGGTAAAGTTGCCCATGCCGCAGAACAGATCCAGCACGCGCTCGCCAGGCTGAATATCCAGCCATTCCAGCGCGCGGGCCACCATCTGCTGGTTTACGGCATCGTTGACCTGAATGAAATCGCGCGGGCTGAAGGTGAGCCGCAGGCCGTCAAATTCATACCACGGCATCTCGCCGTTAAGGTTCTCAAGGGTATCGCTCTCTGGCGCAAGGTACAGCGCCACGCCTTCGGAATGCGAAAAGCATTCCAGTTTTTCGCGATCGCAAGCGTTGAGCGGCTTGAGGTGGCGCAACACCATCAGCGGACCGCTGGTAACGTCCACCAGTTCAACATGGCCAAGATGACGCACGCCATTGAGGCTACTTAAGCACTCGCGCAGTTTCGGTAGTAACGCCTCAAGACGGGGCACAAGCACAGGGCAGCGATGCACATCCACCAGATCGTTTGAGCCCGCCTTGCGAAACCCCATCTGTAAGCCTGGTTTGCGCGGCGAGAAATTCAGGCTCAGACGCGCCCGGCGGCGGTAGCCCCACGCCGGCCCGCTGATGACCTCATCCACCTCGCGCTTCATCATCCGCCCCAGCGCCTGCGCTTTACTGCGCTGCTGTAATTCAACGCTGGCATGCTGTTGCTGGCAGCCGCCGCATACGCCAAAATGCGGGCATAGCGGCGTCACGCGCTCGGGGCTTTGCGAAAGCCGTTTTTTGACTTCACCGCGCGCGAACTGTTTTTTCTCTTCGCTGAGCACCACTTCCGCGTGCTCGCCAGGCAATAAACCGGGAATAAACAGCGCTTTGCCGTGGTGGCGCGCCACGCCCTGCCCAAAGGCATCGAGGCCGTCGGCCGCCACGGTTATGATTTCACGCGTCGTCACGCGTCGCTTTGCAGAGTAGAATTGCGCCATCGCCAGGAAATTTCTCACATAAACTGAATGTCGCTGATTGTCCCATAACGGAACCCCATGACCAACTACAGCCTGCGGGCGCGGATGATGATTCTTATCCTGGCGCCCACGTTTATTATCGGCCTGCTGCTCAGCGTTTTCTTCGTTGTGCACCGCTATCACGATTTGCAGCGCCAGCTGGAAGACGCCGGAGCAAGTATTATCGAGCCGCTGGCGGTTGCCAGCGAATATGGCATGAGCCTGCAAAATAAGGAGTCGGTGCGCCAGTTGGTCAGCGTACTGCATCGTCGGCATTCAGAAATTGTACGCGCCATTTCCGTTTACGATCGCGACAATAAACTGTTTGTCACCTCTAATTATCAGCTTGACCCGTCCGAACTTCAGCTCCCGAACGGCGCAGCGCTGCCGACCGGCCTTAGCGTCACGCGCCGCGACGATATGCTGATATTGCGAACGCCGGTGGTGTCAGAGCGCTATTCTCCTGATGAATCTGAAGTCTCTGACGCCAAGCTCAGCGCTAATCCGCTGGGCTACGTGGCGCTGGAGCTTGATCTGAGATCGGTACGGCTTCAGCAATATCAGGAGATCGCGATTTCACTGCTGATGATGCTGATTTGTATGGCCTGCGCGGTGCTGTTCGCCTGGCGCCTGATGCGCGACGTCACCGCGCCTATCCGCAATATGGTTAACACCGTCGACCGCATCCGCCGCGGCCAGCTCGACAGCCGCGTGGAAGGCTTTATGCTGGGCGAGCTGGATATGCTGAAGAACGGCATCAACTCGATGGCGATGTCGCTTGCCGCCTACCACGAAGAGATGCAGCACAACATAGACCAGGCGACATCCGATCTGCGCGAAACGCTGGAACAGATGGAGATCCAGAACGTCGAACTGGATCTGGCAAAAAAACGCGCCCAGGAAGCGGCGCGCATTAAATCTGAGTTCCTTGCCAATATGTCTCACGAGCTGCGCACGCCGCTGAATGGCGTGATTGGCTTTACCCGCCTGACGCTGAAAACCGATCTGACCCCTACCCAGCGCGACCATCTCAATACGATCGAGCGCTCGGCGAATAACCTGCTTAGCATCATTAACGACGTACTCGATTTCTCGAAGCTTGAAGCCGGGAAACTGCTGCTGGAAAGCATTCCGTTCCCGCTGCGCAGCACGCTGGATGAAGTGGTCACGCTGCTCGCGCACTCCGCGCATGACAAAGGGCTGGAGCTGACCATCAGCGTGCGGCACGACGTGCCGGATAATGTCATTGGCGACCCGCTGCGCCTTCAACAGGTGATCACCAATCTGGTCGGCAACGCCATTAAATTCACCGACCACGGCAATATCGACATCGTGGTTGAGAAGCGCGCCATCAGTAACAACAAGGTGCAGATTGAAGTGCAAATCCGCGATACCGGCATCGGCATCCCGGAGCGCGATCAGTCGCGTCTGTTCCAGGCGTTCCGCCAGGCCGACGCCAGTATTTCACGCCGTCACGGCGGCACCGGGCTTGGGCTGGTCATCACCCAGAAACTGGTGAACGAAATGGGCGGCGATATTTCGTTCCACAGTCAGCCGCATCGCGGCTCGACGTTCTGGTTCCATATCAGTCTCGACCTGAACCCTAACGCGCTGGTGGATCGCCATGCCACCGACATGCTGGCGGGGATGCGTCTGGCGTATGTCGAGAAAAACGAAGCGGCGGCGAAAAGCAC
Encoded proteins:
- the barA gene encoding Signal transduction histidine-protein kinase barA, yielding MTNYSLRARMMILILAPTFIIGLLLSVFFVVHRYHDLQRQLEDAGASIIEPLAVASEYGMSLQNKESVRQLVSVLHRRHSEIVRAISVYDRDNKLFVTSNYQLDPSELQLPNGAALPTGLSVTRRDDMLILRTPVVSERYSPDESEVSDAKLSANPLGYVALELDLRSVRLQQYQEIAISLLMMLICMACAVLFAWRLMRDVTAPIRNMVNTVDRIRRGQLDSRVEGFMLGELDMLKNGINSMAMSLAAYHEEMQHNIDQATSDLRETLEQMEIQNVELDLAKKRAQEAARIKSEFLANMSHELRTPLNGVIGFTRLTLKTDLTPTQRDHLNTIERSANNLLSIINDVLDFSKLEAGKLLLESIPFPLRSTLDEVVTLLAHSAHDKGLELTISVRHDVPDNVIGDPLRLQQVITNLVGNAIKFTDHGNIDIVVEKRAISNNKVQIEVQIRDTGIGIPERDQSRLFQAFRQADASISRRHGGTGLGLVITQKLVNEMGGDISFHSQPHRGSTFWFHISLDLNPNALVDRHATDMLAGMRLAYVEKNEAAAKSTRDLLANTPLTVVYSPDLATLPQAHYDILLFAAPVTDREPLSMRHDQLARAATLTDCLILALPCHAQINAEMLKKEGASACLLKPVTATRLMPLLLEHCRLIHARELPDGDQSRMPMTVMAVDDNPANLKLIGALLEDMVQHVVLCESGHQAVERAMLQPFDIILMDIQMPDMDGIHACELIRKLPQQQHTPIIAVTAHAMSGQKEKLLSAGMNDYLAKPIEEEKLRALLLRYQPGYAVPVVASVPAIAAPTVNPDATLDWSLALRQAANKPDLARDMLQMLLAFLPEVRNRVEEQLVGEEPEGLTDLIHKLHGSCGYSGVPRLKNLCQLIEHQLRSGVPASELEPELLELLDEMDNVAREAHRISGI
- the rumA gene encoding 23S rRNA (uracil-5-)-methyltransferase rumA, which gives rise to MIAVHNEENAEQQADNKRGRQDKNHHPRPQAVVGHGVPLWDNQRHSVYVRNFLAMAQFYSAKRRVTTREIITVAADGLDAFGQGVARHHGKALFIPGLLPGEHAEVVLSEEKKQFARGEVKKRLSQSPERVTPLCPHFGVCGGCQQQHASVELQQRSKAQALGRMMKREVDEVISGPAWGYRRRARLSLNFSPRKPGLQMGFRKAGSNDLVDVHRCPVLVPRLEALLPKLRECLSSLNGVRHLGHVELVDVTSGPLMVLRHLKPLNACDREKLECFSHSEGVALYLAPESDTLENLNGEMPWYEFDGLRLTFSPRDFIQVNDAVNQQMVARALEWLDIQPGERVLDLFCGMGNFTLPLARRAESVVGVEGVAALVEKGSYNAGLNTLKNVTFFQHNLEEDVTRQPWAQQGFDKVLLDPARAGAAGVMQHIVKLKPRRVVYVSCNPSTLMRDSEALLAAGYRTGRLAMLDMFPHTSHLESMALFERD